A part of Solenopsis invicta isolate M01_SB chromosome 2, UNIL_Sinv_3.0, whole genome shotgun sequence genomic DNA contains:
- the LOC105200832 gene encoding protein CASP isoform X1, with protein sequence MSEQENVAISINRLEKLLAGVTSKIEKSIEKCGAHDSPLLREIIELIELFKKFVISRTKRTPEVECAYAINLHDCRIKIADTLAELEALQETSDEQNSSSEIFLRDIVTCINDEEEIMRSIKKTSEIEIPREIEESTREMLIVKEREKMRKKILWSEIDLAKHKLHDVIKINAATEKKLFDLCAKVEQEYVVVLAKYDCDVGMLHALTEELSKDNEVIKAEIKEMEDQLTLQRELYIQFKKKREIALIKAFNEKLEFFKHNRATRVIQKAWRAYFERISLKKRRKTKRK encoded by the exons ATGAGCGAGCAAGAAAACGTCGCAATTTCGATAAATCGACTGGAGAAACTTTTGGCGGGCGTTACGAGCAAGATAGAGAAATCG ATTGAAAAGTGTGGTGCCCACGATTCGCCGTTGCTCCGAGAAATCATCGAGCTCATCgagcttttcaaaaaattcgtTATATCCCGCACGAAGAGAACTCCCGAAGTAGAATGCGCGTATGCTATCAACTTGCACGATTGCCGGATAAAAATAGCGGATACTTTGGCGGAACTTGAAG CTTTACAGGAGACGTCTGATGAACAGAACTCGAGTTCCGAAATCTTTCTGAGAGATATTGTTACCTGCATAAACGACGAGGAAGAGATAATGCGAAGCATTAAGAAAACGTCAGAAATAGAGATACCAagagaaat aGAAGAATCAACGCGAGAGATGCTGATTGTAAAGGAACGAGAGAAGAtgcgaaagaaaatattatggtctgaaATAGATTTGGCAAAGCATAAATTGCACgacgttataaaaattaatgcagcGACCGAAAAGAAGCTTTTTGATCTGTG tgCAAAAGTTGAGCAAGAGTATGTTGTTGTTCTTGCTAAATATGACTGCGACGTTGGTATGCTCCATGCGTTGACAGAAGAACTATCAAAAGATAACGAAGTTATTAAAgcagaaattaaagaaatggaG gatCAACTGACCTTGCAACGGGAGTTGTACATTCAATTTAAgaagaagcgagaaattgctcTGATAAAAGCTTTCAATGAAAAATTGGAGTTCTTTAAGCATAATCGAGCAACTAGAGTTATTCAAAAAGCATGGAGAGCGTACTTTGAACGTATTTCGTTAAAGAAACGAcgaaaaacaaagagaaaataa
- the LOC105200832 gene encoding homeobox protein cut-like 1 isoform X2 — protein MECKATVTIEIEKCGAHDSPLLREIIELIELFKKFVISRTKRTPEVECAYAINLHDCRIKIADTLAELEALQETSDEQNSSSEIFLRDIVTCINDEEEIMRSIKKTSEIEIPREIEESTREMLIVKEREKMRKKILWSEIDLAKHKLHDVIKINAATEKKLFDLCAKVEQEYVVVLAKYDCDVGMLHALTEELSKDNEVIKAEIKEMEDQLTLQRELYIQFKKKREIALIKAFNEKLEFFKHNRATRVIQKAWRAYFERISLKKRRKTKRK, from the exons ATGGAATGCAAGGCGACGGTAACCATAGAA ATTGAAAAGTGTGGTGCCCACGATTCGCCGTTGCTCCGAGAAATCATCGAGCTCATCgagcttttcaaaaaattcgtTATATCCCGCACGAAGAGAACTCCCGAAGTAGAATGCGCGTATGCTATCAACTTGCACGATTGCCGGATAAAAATAGCGGATACTTTGGCGGAACTTGAAG CTTTACAGGAGACGTCTGATGAACAGAACTCGAGTTCCGAAATCTTTCTGAGAGATATTGTTACCTGCATAAACGACGAGGAAGAGATAATGCGAAGCATTAAGAAAACGTCAGAAATAGAGATACCAagagaaat aGAAGAATCAACGCGAGAGATGCTGATTGTAAAGGAACGAGAGAAGAtgcgaaagaaaatattatggtctgaaATAGATTTGGCAAAGCATAAATTGCACgacgttataaaaattaatgcagcGACCGAAAAGAAGCTTTTTGATCTGTG tgCAAAAGTTGAGCAAGAGTATGTTGTTGTTCTTGCTAAATATGACTGCGACGTTGGTATGCTCCATGCGTTGACAGAAGAACTATCAAAAGATAACGAAGTTATTAAAgcagaaattaaagaaatggaG gatCAACTGACCTTGCAACGGGAGTTGTACATTCAATTTAAgaagaagcgagaaattgctcTGATAAAAGCTTTCAATGAAAAATTGGAGTTCTTTAAGCATAATCGAGCAACTAGAGTTATTCAAAAAGCATGGAGAGCGTACTTTGAACGTATTTCGTTAAAGAAACGAcgaaaaacaaagagaaaataa